From a region of the Natronogracilivirga saccharolytica genome:
- the accD gene encoding acetyl-CoA carboxylase, carboxyltransferase subunit beta, with amino-acid sequence MSWFERKGINIVTKSPKEMPEGIWVKVPATGETIHRRELEENCWVDPVSGYHFPIGSEEYFHLLFDGGKYSELGQHIQPVDPLAFEDRKKYNKRLKDTQKKTGLSDAVRVGTGKLREKNVVVACMDFRFIGGSMGSVVGERIGLAIDHAREKKKPLIIISQSGGARMMESVLSLMQMAKTSAKLGLLHEEKVPYISVMTNPTTGGVTASFAMLGDFNIAEPGALIGFAGPRVIRQTIGRDLPDGFQTSEYLLEHGFLDFIVSRNKMKRRLSRLLKILAHDMK; translated from the coding sequence ATGAGCTGGTTCGAACGAAAAGGAATCAATATAGTTACCAAATCTCCGAAAGAGATGCCTGAAGGTATATGGGTGAAGGTTCCCGCCACAGGTGAGACCATTCACCGGCGTGAGCTGGAGGAAAACTGCTGGGTCGATCCGGTGAGCGGCTATCATTTCCCAATCGGCAGTGAGGAGTACTTTCATTTGCTTTTTGACGGTGGCAAGTACAGTGAGCTCGGTCAACACATTCAGCCCGTCGATCCGCTTGCTTTTGAAGACCGCAAGAAGTACAACAAGCGTTTGAAAGATACCCAGAAGAAGACCGGATTGAGTGACGCTGTCAGGGTTGGAACGGGAAAACTGCGCGAAAAGAATGTTGTTGTAGCCTGTATGGATTTCCGTTTTATTGGTGGCAGCATGGGATCGGTTGTTGGAGAGCGCATTGGTCTGGCAATTGATCATGCAAGAGAAAAAAAGAAACCTCTGATAATTATTTCACAGTCCGGAGGCGCCCGCATGATGGAGAGTGTGCTCAGTCTCATGCAAATGGCGAAAACATCCGCCAAGCTTGGCCTTCTGCATGAAGAAAAAGTGCCTTACATATCGGTTATGACTAACCCAACCACCGGGGGGGTAACGGCCAGTTTTGCCATGCTTGGAGATTTCAATATTGCGGAACCCGGAGCACTGATCGGCTTTGCCGGACCCAGAGTCATCCGGCAAACCATCGGACGCGATTTACCCGATGGGTTTCAAACCTCGGAGTATCTGCTTGAGCATGGTTTTCTTGACTTTATTGTTTCCCGGAATAAAATGAAACGGCGCCTTTCCCGTCTGCTCAAAATACTGGCGCATGATATGAAGTAA